The DNA window ATTTTATGACCTTAAAACAAATGATTGCTCTTGTGGTAGCTTGGATGAATTTCTCATCAGTAAGACTTTTTGAGATCACAAGTGCTTTATTTTGGCTCTCCATGACTTTACTGGaagcaaatcaaatatttgagCAATGTTTCTCGACGGGTTGACATGAGTTTATCCATGTGGTAATGTACTTTTTCGAATAGGAATCCGCTATTTTTTGTAGGCTCGGGGGGAGCCCACGACCATTATTTGATGGGTGTGGACTAGATAAACTATAGAAGGTCAACGTAATGGTCTGAAACCATGTCAATCTGGTAAATAAAACTAGGTTACATgctaaagcaaaaaaaaaatgtttgtaGGTGATGTTGTGTCGTTGAACCATCGAACTTAAATTTTTACTCTCTAAATAAAATGAGGTGATGGTGAGCAGCGTCAAATCTACAAGGAATGGGGGATGATTTCTTTCAAGACAAACAAATAACAAAAGGGTTTTGTTGGACTTTTTAATCCACAAGGAATGAGGCGTCAAATCCACAAGGAATGAGGCGGGAATAAAGATTTGTTTCTTGCAGGTTCGAATTCGAAGATTATACAAACCCGAAAAATGAGATCAGAATAAGTATGAAGGCGATCATGAAATTCAAAATCGAGGATAAAGACATAGGTGACAAACTCACCCCAACCCCATTTCGTCCCGTTATCATCCCTATTGACACTTATTCCACACGACATTggattgtttttttgttttttttttttaacatttagacattataatttatgaatgaTTTTGTGACCGTAGATTATTATATATGTACACCAAAACTAATCGAACGGTTCCAATTGGAGTCTATATAAATGACAACCTTAATTTCCAGATTTaaattcaattaatttaattacaCAAGCGCGAACGTTTTTGCGACCACCAGCGGGACCCAGTCAAACTCCGCCGGCATCGGATCTCTATCGCGGCCTCCGCCTGTTTGGAGGATAATATTCCGGTATCTCCACAGTCGGACCACCGTATCCAATCATGACCCCTGAATAGTaaatatctcttttctttttgtatttcagATAAATCTGAGGACCTAAAATCTTCGTCGGGcttcaatttttatttaagaTTCTATTTTGATTGGTTTCATGTGAGTCTTATTTGTAAACAGTGTGAATTTCATTTCGCGTTTCCCCCTGATGTCATTATATTAGATCCGTGGTTATGGTTTTGGGTACAAATCACTCAAATAGATTCCGGACAGCGCTTAATTGGGGCATCTAACTTCTGTTTCCAGAAATTAAAATGAATGAAATACTTGTAGCGTAGAATTGTCAAATTAGTTAAGGTAAAATCGACCCGCTGCTTGCGGTAatttttggagataattcttgTCTGTTTTTCGAAACATTATCCAGACCGATGCTTTTTTCAACAACTctcattttaaataaatgatCATTTTGATTTTAGGCTAAGTAGGCTTTTTTAATTTGTTCTTAATCACAGAATGATAAGGtggaatttttaatttttatgcttTGTACAAATGTGTGGGGGGCTCCGGTTTGGTATTATAAACAATATGGAGAGTAATTAACATGTGATTGTATGTCTTGCAGTGACTACCTGTTCAAGCTTCTTTTAATTGGAGATTCCGGAGTTGGCAAGTCATGTCTCCTCCTGAGATTTTCTGTAAGTCTCTACGGGTGCATGTAGTCGGGGTGATAGGATAATAGGGTGATTGATTTTTAATTCAGTAAGAAGTGTAATGTGATTATTTAAATGGTAGAACGAGATAATTAGTTTATATTTGGTAGGGCGGGGGATTTTGACTTTAACAATAGTATGGCATTGTTAAAAGTTTTTAGCCAAGTGAGAGTGCTTTGCATTTTATTGACTTTTTATATTGAACAATAGATTGATAAGGGTACGCAGTAAATGTTTTATATGTTGCAAGTTGACATAGCAGTGACTTTACGAAATCAGAGAGTTGTGTACTGTTAGTGCTTGTATAGAATAAGTAATGCTAATATGCTATGTTGATGATGCTTTATGCCTCCGCTGATTTTTTCCAACTTTTCTCTGTTAGcgaaaaataaaaacatgactGGACGTTGGAAATCTTACGTTGAAAGCGTTTTATTAATATCTTTGGAGAACATGCAAAATTAAGTTTCCCATGAAAGTAATATAACTGCTGAGAGTGCTGCCAATTTGACTAACCTATGGAGTCAAAATTTTCCTTACTTGTAATAGGTAAGTGGATTAATTACATTCCGAAATTGTACTGAAACTGTTGCCCATTGCATCATGAATTCATCGTTTTCTTTCTAACTATTTACTTGTGGATCTAGGCTAGTGATTGATCATTGTTGTTCAATTCATACAGGATGATTCGTACCTGGACAGTTACATCAGCACAATTGGTGTTGATTTTGTAAGAACTCATTGCGTTCTTTTTCTTGATTGTTGCGGGTGGGTGTGTGAGTGGGTTGGTTGATTTACATGGCACAATCAGAAATCTTATTCTGTTTTTACTTCCACAGAAAATACGCACCCTGGAGCAAGATGGGAAGAGTATTAAACTTCAGATTGTAAGTTGCCGTGATTATAAGTCTAATCAAAAGACTTGGCTGTCACTTGTAGATAGTTATTGAATATTTTGGATAAatctttttgttattttaagattttgtaaTTGTTGCAAGATTTGCTCGTTTTGTTAGGTAGTATCAATGCTGAAATGTTTTTTATCCTTCAGTAAATTAATTGGGCATGTTGTTAAGGTCTCAAGTGATTTACTAATCTGTCCTGTGCTATTCACAACAACTTAATCTTTTATCATTTGGTTGTAAAGGGAAAATGTATCGAGGAAAATGATTTGTAATTTTTTAGCTGCTAGGGAGATTTATTGTACTTGAAACATTTATACCTGTCGGCAAATCATTCACTAGTTCTTTTCTTCCAAGTAAAGTTTTGATTCCTAGACGAAGTTATCACATGATCTCCTTCAAAGAAATGCTTCCACACTTTCAGCTTCTAGCATGGTGGTTACAGCACAATCATTTGCTATGAGTTTACTTTTGAGTTTTCGACTCGATTATTTCTTAAAATGTTTTATTCGTGAGTGGTTTAGTTTGAGCAATTTTTTGCTCAAATTCTTTTTTGTTCTACCTGATACTCTTTTTTTCTTCACGAAGCCTCACTCACTTTTTCTTTTCGGTTTGCACTTTTCAGTGGGATACAGCTGGACAAGAACGATTCAGAACCATAACTAGTAGCTACTACCGTGGGGCACATGGCATTATAGTAAGTTTATTTCAGGTTGCCTAATCTCTTGCAGGCAATTCCTGCATGCTTTTAAATGTGTCCTCAGTCTGCTTGGAATTTTGTTGCAGATAGTGTATGATGTTACTGACCAAGAAAGCTTCAACAATGTGAAGCAATGGTTGAGTGAAATTGATCGTTATGCTAGTGATAATGTAAACAAGCTTTTAGTAGGAAACAAGTGTGACCTCGCTGATAAAAGGGCCGTGCCATTTGAAACAGCCAAGGTATGGATTTTATCATCATGCATGCATGCAATCTTAAGCTGACTCAATCAGCTAAACTACGTTTGTTTAATCAGGCACTTGCGGATGAAATGGGTATCCCATTCATGGAGACAAGTGCAAAAAATGCGACAAATGTTGAACAAGCTTTCATGGCGATGGCTGCTGACATTAAAAACAGGTCTTTTTTTTAAACGCACAGGTTTTTAATTTATAACAGTAGGGCATCGAATGTTTAGTCTAGACTGTTGAATCTTTATTTACTGTATTAATCTTTTTCTTTAACATTTCTCATTTTAATTTGATCACAGGATGGCAAGTCAGCCAGCATCAAGCAATGCAAGACCACCTACCGTGCAAATTCGAGGACAACCAGTTGCCCAGAACAGTGGCTGCTGTTCTTCGTAACGGTCTTCCACAAATGCTCCAGCACAACACCGTCACGTCTACTTCATTATGCTGTGCGTCATAGcagttttattgttttcaaatatatttggtTTCTCATAGCCCTTTAAAATTATGTTCAACTGCTTACTCTAGTAATATTTGTTTGTTGGCTATTGGTAACCTTAGCACCTTCCCCTTATAACAATGTTATAGCTTTTGCAAACATGTAATAGAACAAGAAATTTGGCACAATTTCTTTTGTTACAAGGATTATGTTATATCGTGGTTTATATTCACGTTTAAAtttagatattatgagattaaatttatttctttttttattgaTGGGTTTTGCATTTAAAACTAAAATGTTGTTAACTAGCACTCTTAATTAATTTTCGTTATTATTCCCCGAAATATGTTGtacatttttcttttttcttattACTAAAATCACgcatcaaaataaaataaatttcattTGAGCTGTCGACTAAGTCAGATTTCCAATGATAATAAATTATGTAGATGTCCATAATCCACCAAAATGTCAGTTACTATTACACAAGCATTTAATAACTCCATTGTATTTTAAGCTTTAAATCTACAAAAGGCTGTTTGTTCGGGTATATATAATCCTTCTTTCCTTTCCCACATTTAACATGTTTCTGCCAATGAATGGAAACGACGACCAATGCAGTGCACCTCCTTTAGCGTCGAAAGAGCCGACCGGCCTCGGGTCGATCCATGACGACTTCCATGATCTGTTAGATGAGGCTCTCTACGAATCCGATGACTTTCGGATGTATGGGTACAAGGTCACAAGGTGCCCTAGTAGGTGCAGACATAACTGGATCTCGTGCCCATTCGTGCATTTTGGGGAGAAGGCACGTCGTCGTGACCCACGATTATACAACTACGTTGGCATCCTGTGTCCCGACTACAAGGACGGGGGGATGTGTCTGAGAGGCGATTCTTGTGTTTTCGCGCATGGTGCTTTCGAGCATTGGCTCCATCCTGACAAGTACCGTACTCGTATGTGCAACGCACGTGCTTTTTGTACTAGGAGGGTGTGCTTCTTTGCACACTCGGTGCAAGAACTCCGGCAAGAAACTAGTTACCCGTGGTACTAGATAGCTAGATTGCAATACATGCAAATTGAGATGaaaatataattcaataatacAAAGATAATTATTGTCGGATTATAAAAATCATATGTAAATTATATCTCATTTTCATTTGTGTACTCTGTCTATCTATATAGGGGTGAGTACGATACCGTACCGTACCGAACTACGATAtgtataccgtaccgaaatatCGGTATGGAATTTTTCCATACTGATATCGATACCAGAAATTCGGTATA is part of the Primulina eburnea isolate SZY01 chromosome 1, ASM2296580v1, whole genome shotgun sequence genome and encodes:
- the LOC140803222 gene encoding zinc finger CCCH domain-containing protein 54, which produces MNGNDDQCSAPPLASKEPTGLGSIHDDFHDLLDEALYESDDFRMYGYKVTRCPSRCRHNWISCPFVHFGEKARRRDPRLYNYVGILCPDYKDGGMCLRGDSCVFAHGAFEHWLHPDKYRTRMCNARAFCTRRVCFFAHSVQELRQETSYPWY
- the LOC140825450 gene encoding ras-related protein RABD2a-like, translated to MTPEYDYLFKLLLIGDSGVGKSCLLLRFSDDSYLDSYISTIGVDFKIRTLEQDGKSIKLQIWDTAGQERFRTITSSYYRGAHGIIIVYDVTDQESFNNVKQWLSEIDRYASDNVNKLLVGNKCDLADKRAVPFETAKALADEMGIPFMETSAKNATNVEQAFMAMAADIKNRMASQPASSNARPPTVQIRGQPVAQNSGCCSS